The following coding sequences are from one Shumkonia mesophila window:
- a CDS encoding EAL domain-containing protein, with the protein MRNDDGLKRDAREPSAEAAFSGDRPTMAPGDALRRLDDITRLVSDWVWETDDTLKLTYLSFRIFEVLGFHSLELMGRRLSDLGTFMAEDGTPIGINWQTPFRDVAFEMADRDGNRKYFLVSGLPVYSTETGVFTGVRGTARDITPRRRAEMALRDSEQRLLAVIGNLPVVLFSLDAAGVFTLCEGKEPEALGLKSEQVIGKSAFDIYAGYPGLVADIRRALAGEAVVSPLQIDDRSFECAFSPVRNDTAVTGVIGVAINITRRARAQKELHESEERFRNLIEGSLLGIVIHRAGKPIFANQAYATIFGYDTPEEILRLPLLDPLCHLDDRQRFVRYRLDQMQGRPSPARYEFQGCRRDGTRILVEAQVRVVTWKGKPAVQSTIIDVTEHRRTVENLRKLSQAVEQSPASVIITDTTGAIEYVNPKFVEVSGYALEDVSGKNPRILKSGKTPEDVYDALWQTITAGQEWRGEMMNRKKNGDLYWESVSISPIKTQNGAITHFLAVKEDISLRKEYEKRLIQQANFDEVTGLPNRVLALDRLEQALARGLRQNHKVGLLFIDLDRFKYVNDTLGHHTGDHILKEAGARIRHCLRAADTVARLGGDEFTVIVPDLQVGIDVEPVAQKILESFGQPFHLGGREIFLTPSIGITIWPDDGGFPDELMRNADTAMYRAKEMGRNNFRFFTPELNERALARARMEHQIRHALERNEFDLHYQPLIDLATGRIVRAEALLRWCNPELGQVSPDEFIPLAEEIGLITPIGEWVLRTACRQAMVWRREGLCPERISVNVSSRQFRGLSLFDTVVGILEETGMPPTGLELEITENLLMADIPEVVDSLRRLDDLGISLSVDDFGTGYSSLSYLRRFPVSVLKIDKSFVKDVATDSDNATLVEAIITMGRSLKLEVVAEGVETGAQMGFLRQRGCDYAQGYYYSRPAPTADFRRLMQDWRPSPLVDGLAESDT; encoded by the coding sequence ATGCGTAACGACGACGGCCTCAAAAGGGATGCCCGCGAGCCGTCGGCGGAAGCCGCCTTTTCCGGCGATCGCCCCACCATGGCGCCGGGCGACGCGCTGCGGCGGCTGGACGACATCACGCGCCTGGTGTCGGACTGGGTGTGGGAAACCGACGACACGCTCAAGCTCACCTATCTGTCGTTCCGCATTTTCGAGGTGCTGGGCTTCCATTCACTGGAACTGATGGGCCGCCGGCTGTCCGACCTTGGCACGTTCATGGCCGAGGACGGCACGCCGATCGGGATAAACTGGCAGACGCCGTTCCGCGACGTCGCCTTCGAGATGGCCGACCGCGACGGCAACCGCAAATACTTCCTGGTCAGCGGCCTGCCGGTCTATTCGACGGAAACCGGCGTTTTCACCGGCGTGCGGGGCACGGCGCGCGACATCACGCCGCGTCGCCGCGCGGAAATGGCGCTGCGCGACAGCGAGCAACGCCTGCTGGCCGTCATCGGCAACCTTCCGGTCGTCCTCTTCTCGCTGGACGCCGCCGGCGTGTTCACCCTCTGCGAGGGCAAGGAGCCGGAGGCGCTGGGCCTCAAGTCCGAGCAGGTCATCGGCAAAAGCGCCTTCGACATCTATGCCGGCTATCCCGGCCTCGTGGCCGACATCCGCCGTGCCCTGGCCGGTGAGGCGGTGGTTTCCCCCCTCCAGATCGACGACCGCTCCTTCGAATGCGCCTTTTCGCCGGTGCGCAACGACACCGCCGTCACCGGCGTCATCGGCGTCGCCATCAACATCACCAGGCGGGCGCGGGCCCAGAAGGAGTTGCACGAAAGCGAGGAGCGCTTCCGCAACCTGATCGAGGGCTCGCTGCTCGGCATCGTCATCCATCGGGCCGGCAAACCGATCTTCGCCAACCAGGCCTACGCCACCATCTTCGGCTACGACACGCCCGAGGAAATCCTGCGCCTGCCGCTGCTCGACCCCCTCTGTCACCTCGACGACAGGCAGCGCTTCGTTCGCTATCGCCTGGACCAGATGCAGGGACGCCCCTCTCCCGCCCGCTATGAATTCCAGGGCTGCCGGCGGGATGGCACGCGGATTCTGGTGGAAGCCCAGGTCAGGGTCGTCACCTGGAAAGGGAAGCCGGCGGTCCAGTCGACGATCATCGACGTCACCGAACACCGCCGCACGGTGGAGAACCTGCGCAAGCTGTCCCAGGCGGTGGAGCAAAGCCCGGCGTCGGTCATCATCACCGACACGACGGGGGCCATCGAATACGTCAACCCGAAGTTCGTCGAGGTGTCCGGATATGCGCTGGAAGACGTCAGCGGCAAAAACCCCCGTATCCTGAAATCGGGCAAAACGCCCGAGGACGTCTACGACGCGCTGTGGCAAACCATCACCGCCGGCCAGGAATGGCGGGGCGAGATGATGAACCGCAAGAAGAACGGCGATCTGTACTGGGAGTCGGTATCCATTTCGCCGATCAAGACGCAGAACGGCGCCATCACCCACTTCCTCGCCGTCAAAGAGGACATCAGCCTCCGCAAGGAATACGAAAAGCGCCTCATCCAGCAGGCCAACTTCGACGAGGTGACCGGACTGCCCAACCGCGTCCTCGCGCTGGACCGGCTGGAGCAGGCGCTGGCCCGCGGGCTGCGCCAGAACCACAAGGTCGGCCTGCTGTTCATCGACCTCGACCGTTTCAAGTACGTCAACGACACCCTGGGCCACCACACCGGAGACCACATCCTTAAGGAGGCGGGGGCCCGCATCCGCCACTGCCTGCGCGCCGCCGACACCGTGGCCCGGCTGGGCGGCGACGAATTCACGGTCATCGTCCCCGACCTTCAGGTGGGAATCGACGTCGAACCGGTGGCCCAGAAGATCCTGGAATCCTTCGGCCAGCCGTTCCACCTGGGCGGCCGCGAGATTTTCCTGACCCCCAGCATCGGCATCACCATCTGGCCCGACGACGGCGGCTTCCCCGACGAGCTGATGCGCAACGCCGATACCGCCATGTACCGGGCCAAGGAAATGGGCCGCAACAACTTCCGCTTCTTCACCCCGGAACTGAACGAGCGGGCGCTGGCGCGGGCGCGCATGGAGCATCAGATCCGCCACGCGCTGGAGCGCAACGAGTTCGACCTGCACTACCAGCCCCTGATCGACCTGGCGACGGGGCGGATCGTGCGCGCCGAGGCCCTGCTGAGATGGTGCAACCCCGAACTGGGCCAGGTCAGCCCCGATGAATTCATCCCGCTCGCCGAGGAGATCGGCCTGATCACGCCGATCGGCGAATGGGTGCTGCGCACCGCCTGCCGGCAGGCCATGGTGTGGCGCCGCGAGGGGCTGTGCCCGGAGCGCATATCGGTCAACGTCTCCAGCCGCCAGTTCCGGGGCCTTTCGCTCTTCGATACCGTGGTCGGCATCCTCGAGGAGACCGGCATGCCGCCCACCGGCCTCGAATTGGAAATCACCGAAAACCTGCTGATGGCCGACATTCCCGAGGTGGTCGACAGCCTGCGCCGGCTGGACGACCTCGGCATCAGCCTGTCGGTCGACGATTTCGGCACCGGCTATTCGTCATTGAGCTATCTCCGGCGCTTTCCGGTCAGCGTGCTCAAGATCGACAAGTCGTTCGTAAAGGACGTCGCCACCGATTCGGACAACGCCACCCTGGTCGAGGCCATCATCACCATGGGCCGCAGTCTCAAGCTGGAGGTGGTGGCCGAAGGGGTGGAAACCGGCGCGCAAATGGGCTTTTTGCGCCAGCGTGGCTGCGACTATGCCCAGGGCTATTACTACAGCCGGCCGGCCCCGACCGCCGATTTCCGGCGGCTGATGCAGGACTGGCGGCCATCGCCCCTGGTCGACGGCCTCGCGGAGAGCGACACCTGA
- the pip gene encoding prolyl aminopeptidase, translating into MSGHRPFPTAPVAACGFLDRDGGHRLYWEQSGRPDGMPAIFLHGGTGAGSAPVHRQFFDPGHYRIVLFDQRGAGRSTPAAGIEANTTWHLVDDMEALRRHLGIERWLVFGGSWGATLALAYGIRHPERCAGFVLRGVFLGRDEEVEWFLHGMGRFFPEAGRAFAEFLPAAERGDLLGAYHARLTDPDPDRHQPAALAWAAYETACSTLLPAPAGGVPLALSGAAALSLARLSAHYFRHRLFLAASPLLENLAAIRHLPGIIVQGRYDVVCPIATAEALHRAWPGSELVVVPDAGHSAFEPGIRAALVAATERMKRVA; encoded by the coding sequence CTGAGCGGCCACCGGCCGTTCCCGACCGCCCCGGTCGCCGCCTGCGGATTCCTGGACCGCGACGGCGGGCACCGACTTTACTGGGAACAATCGGGGCGCCCCGACGGCATGCCGGCGATTTTCCTGCATGGCGGCACCGGTGCCGGGTCGGCACCGGTGCATCGGCAGTTCTTCGACCCCGGCCACTACCGCATCGTCCTTTTCGACCAGCGCGGCGCCGGGCGCTCGACGCCCGCCGCCGGCATCGAGGCCAACACCACCTGGCATCTGGTCGACGACATGGAGGCCCTGCGCCGCCACCTGGGCATCGAGCGCTGGCTGGTGTTCGGGGGTTCCTGGGGCGCCACCCTGGCGCTGGCCTATGGCATCCGCCACCCGGAACGCTGCGCCGGCTTCGTACTGCGTGGCGTCTTCCTCGGGCGCGACGAGGAAGTCGAGTGGTTCCTTCACGGCATGGGCCGGTTCTTCCCCGAGGCCGGGCGGGCCTTCGCCGAGTTTCTGCCGGCGGCCGAACGGGGCGACCTGCTGGGGGCCTACCACGCGCGGCTGACCGACCCCGATCCCGACCGCCACCAGCCGGCGGCCCTGGCCTGGGCGGCCTACGAGACGGCGTGCTCGACCCTGCTGCCGGCGCCGGCCGGCGGCGTCCCGCTGGCGCTGAGCGGGGCGGCAGCGCTGTCGCTGGCCCGCCTCAGCGCGCACTATTTCCGCCACCGTCTGTTCCTCGCCGCCTCGCCCCTTCTCGAAAACCTGGCGGCGATCCGGCATCTGCCCGGCATCATCGTCCAAGGCCGCTACGACGTGGTCTGCCCCATCGCCACCGCCGAGGCCCTGCACCGCGCCTGGCCGGGCAGCGAACTGGTGGTGGTACCCGACGCCGGCCATTCGGCCTTCGAGCCGGGCATCCGCGCCGCCCTGGTGGCCGCCACCGAGCGCATGAAGCGCGTTGCCTGA